A single Nisaea sp. DNA region contains:
- the ilvN gene encoding acetolactate synthase small subunit — MNATTEIAEATHTLAVLVDDEPGVLARVIGLFSGRGYNIESLTVSSVDTAAHLSRITIVTTGTPLIIAQIKAQLGRLVPVHSVHDLTLEGPHLERELALIKIRNVGEHRIEALRIADMFRARAIDSTLESFVFELTGSPSKITAFVELMSGLGAIEVSRTGVVAIARGSNLDMPVFSTLEVNRKKAKQPAGKKAQKKA; from the coding sequence GTGAACGCAACCACTGAAATCGCAGAAGCGACCCACACTCTTGCCGTGCTGGTGGACGACGAGCCGGGGGTTCTTGCCCGTGTCATCGGCCTGTTTTCCGGCCGCGGCTATAATATCGAAAGCCTGACGGTCTCTTCAGTCGACACGGCGGCGCACTTGTCCCGGATCACCATCGTGACCACCGGGACGCCGCTGATCATTGCTCAGATCAAGGCCCAGCTCGGCCGGCTCGTGCCGGTTCATTCCGTGCACGATTTGACCCTTGAGGGCCCGCACTTGGAACGCGAGCTGGCGCTGATCAAAATCCGCAATGTCGGCGAGCACCGTATCGAGGCACTCCGGATTGCGGACATGTTCCGTGCCCGTGCCATCGACAGCACGCTTGAAAGCTTCGTCTTCGAGCTGACCGGCAGCCCGTCCAAGATCACGGCGTTTGTCGAGCTTATGAGCGGGCTTGGCGCAATCGAGGTGTCCCGCACCGGCGTCGTCGCTATCGCCCGGGGAAGCAATCTGGACATGCCTGTGTTCAGCACGCTGGAGGTCAACCGCAAGAAGGCCAAGCAGCCGGCGGGGAAGAAGGCACAGAAAAAGGCCTGA
- the ilvC gene encoding ketol-acid reductoisomerase, translating into MRVYYDRDADVNLIKNKKVAIVGYGSQGHAHANNLKDSGVKDIVVALREDSSSRAKVEAAGLKCMTAAEAAAWADVVMMLTPDEGQSDIYDQDLKDNMREGTAIAFAHGFNIHFSFIDPRPDLDVFMIAPKGPGHTVRSEYVRGGGVPCLVAVHQNGSGNALEIALSYSSAIGGGRAGTIETSFKEECETDLFGEQAVLCGGLCEMIKAGYETLVEAGYAPEMAYFECLHEVKLIVDLIFEGGIANMNYSISNTAEYGEYVTGPRIITAAVKAEMKNVLEDIQSGDFARRWMLENQVKQAGFKTMRRRAAEHDIEVVGEKLRAMMPWISQNALVDKAKN; encoded by the coding sequence ATGCGCGTCTATTACGATCGGGATGCCGACGTCAATCTGATCAAGAACAAGAAGGTTGCGATTGTCGGTTACGGTAGCCAGGGCCATGCCCACGCCAATAACCTGAAAGACAGTGGCGTGAAGGACATCGTCGTCGCGCTGCGCGAAGATTCGTCCAGCCGTGCCAAGGTCGAAGCCGCTGGTCTGAAGTGCATGACCGCAGCCGAAGCCGCTGCCTGGGCTGACGTTGTCATGATGCTGACTCCGGATGAAGGCCAGTCCGACATCTATGATCAGGACCTGAAGGACAACATGCGCGAAGGCACTGCCATCGCATTCGCGCACGGCTTCAACATCCACTTCAGCTTCATCGATCCGCGTCCGGACCTCGATGTCTTCATGATCGCACCGAAGGGCCCGGGTCACACCGTGCGCTCCGAGTATGTGCGTGGCGGCGGTGTGCCGTGCCTGGTCGCTGTGCACCAGAACGGCTCCGGCAATGCGCTCGAGATCGCGCTGTCCTATTCCTCCGCCATTGGCGGCGGCCGGGCCGGCACCATCGAGACCAGCTTCAAGGAAGAGTGCGAAACCGATCTGTTCGGCGAGCAGGCTGTCCTCTGTGGCGGTCTCTGCGAGATGATCAAGGCTGGTTACGAAACCCTGGTCGAAGCCGGTTATGCGCCGGAAATGGCCTATTTCGAGTGCCTGCACGAAGTGAAGCTGATCGTCGATCTGATCTTCGAAGGCGGCATCGCCAACATGAACTACTCCATCTCCAACACGGCCGAGTATGGCGAATACGTCACCGGCCCGCGCATCATCACCGCTGCGGTGAAGGCGGAGATGAAGAACGTTCTCGAAGACATCCAGTCCGGTGACTTCGCGCGCCGCTGGATGCTGGAAAACCAGGTCAAGCAGGCCGGCTTCAAGACCATGCGCCGTCGTGCTGCCGAGCACGACATCGAAGTGGTCGGCGAGAAGCTGCGCGCCATGATGCCCTGGATCTCCCAGAACGCTCTCGTCGATAAGGCGAAGAACTAA